CTCTATTCCCGGATTTCTCACCACACCTCTCAAAGCCTGCGCTTGTGCAGGGGAGAAGTAAGAAGTAATGAGTAAGAAGTAAAAACTTCTTACTCATTACTCATTACTCATTACTTCTCCTCTGCTCTATCAAATCCAACATTATTTAAGTTGATACTATGAGCGTTGCAAATCCAACTCAAAGGCGGAGCATTTGGAAAAGCCAGCCATTTAAGGGGCTACTTTTCATTGCTATAATTGCTGTCATTAGCTATATTTTTGAACTCATATTTGGTCAAATTATTCAGCTGAATGTGGGCACAAAGTTGACTTATATCACGATATGCTTCGTTTGGTGGTGGCATCTAGGTTTTTCCCTCAACGGCTATCCAGGTTCCCGCTTTTCTCCTACCCGATTTGGACGAGGAACAGTGAATTTAGTAGTACTGTTGGCGCTAGTTTACATAACTGGAGAAGTTTGGAAGTTTATCTCTGCAAAACCAGCGATCGCTGATACACCTGTTGGCTTATGGGGACAAACAGCAATTATTGCCGCCGCCGCCAGTTTATTCTTCTTTGACAACACAATCGTTACCACTGATGAAGTACGCAACTGGCATCCAGTGAGCGGTTTTCTCAATATCTTTTTTGCCATCTTCTTTATTGCCCCTGCCCTCACCTTTCTACCACAAATGTGGGGACTTCAACCGTTTTACATTCCTTGGTATTGGTATCCTTGTTCAACAGTATTCGGTAGTTTCTTTGAACGTTGGCCTTTAAACAAATTGGAACTAGGAATGCCACGTTTGGGATTACTGCATACAGGTATTATTTTGCTACTCACTCTGATTACAGAATTGTTCCTCAAACAGCTAGGATTGGATTTATTTACCACAACAACAGGCCCAACCTTTGCAGCTATTTGGACGACTATTGGTTTAGGATTTGTTTGGCAATTCAATATGTGGCCTTTCACGGAGTTGTCACAGCCCACAAAAGGCATAGTTGCATCTGTTGCTAGTTTAATAATTTCAGTCTTATTCTACCTGGTGACAGTATCCCTAATAGGTCAGGAAAATATTATCCAAGGGCTTTACTGGTGGTTTAATATACTTTGGGTTCAAGTATTCTTAATGGCTCCAGGATTATACGACGGAATTAGTCTTTGGCAGGATGTACCGCCACTAGTTGAAGAACAGCAACCCCTGAGCTTGAATCGTGAAGGGCGTTAGAATAATTCGTAATTCGTAATTCGTAGTTAAGAATTCAATTATGAATTATGCATTAGCTATTAGGTTGGGTTGAGGTACGTAAGCTTTTACGTATACAACTTGCATTATCAGGGCGGTGCAAGATGCCCACCCCACAATCATAGTTCCTGAGACGAAGGGCACTAAGAAAAGCTATAAGCTTTGCCCTAACTGGTTCCCAGCCTGGAGGCTGGGAACCCATTCTCGGAGGCTCCGCCTCCAGTGGGCTGACCAGAGGCAGAGCCTCTTGGAATACATTCCCATTCTTCAGACTGGGAACGAGGTGAAACAAGCCTTTCGCCTTTTCTTAGTGCCATTCGTTGCTGAGAGGATTCAAAAGGTGAAGGTTGTCCTGACAGTGCCAATTACGGCATCCTGATTGTCATTGTTTTGAGCCGGAGCAGTGATCCAAATTACGCCAGGGGTGATAGCAATGTTATCTGTAAACTGATACTTGTAAAAACCTTCAATGTGTAAGGATAAATCGTTTGCAGGTGCAGGATTACCACCCCGATAAGGTTCTGCACCCACAATAACACCACCAAGGTTGCCTTGTTTACCTAAGTCTGGGAATGCCAATCCCAGAGCATAGTACCAAATATCTGCACTACCACTACCTGCCAGATTCTTGGCGTTAGTGTAGCCAAAGAAGCCATTGACTGCAAATCGAGGACTAAATTTATAGAAGGCTTCGACTCCGTAAGAGTTGGTAATCGTCCGCTCAAATGGAGTATTGGCTTGTTGTGTTCCGACTAGTGTAAAACCACTACCAAGGTCAAATATTCCTCCCCGATTTTGGTAGGCATTTACATAAGTCAAACCAATGCCAGAGTTCTTGTTGGGGTTCCATGCTATTTGTCCAAAGGCGCTGTATTGACCATTAAAAAAACCGCTGTCTGGCTGAGGATTGGCATGATCTCCTGCTAAGTAAGCCAAACTCAATACCAATTGGTCACTGAGTCGATAATTGAATCCTCCACCAGCACCACCACCAATACGATAGATAGGGCTAGAGGAAGCAAATTCTGTCAAAGCGCGACCGCCACCCGTAGCACTATCGAGATATGGACTCAGAGTCGGAACAAAGTCAAAAAATACTCCATTTATTGCTCCTATGTAAGCATCGATTTTGCTACCAACTGGAAAATAGTAAGAGAGCCAATCTACGGCTACTTGATTGTTACTAGGAGCAAGATTGAAGGTTTGCAAACCTTCGGCTGAACCACCAGGAAGCTGCAAAATAGTAGCGTTTCCAGCAGTTAAACGAGTATTGAGAGTGTCTTTACCTGTAAAACTAGTTTTGAAAACGAGGCGAACTCTATCTTGAAAAACTGTATTATCTCCATTAACTGTGCCTTGAAAGGCATTTGTAATCACAAAAATAGCTTCCGCAGAAAGCTTTGTAGTTGTTGAAAACTGATTTGCTTCTAGTTCCGCAGTCCTAGCTTCTAAATTATCAACACGACCCCGCAAAGTTGCTAGTTCAGCAGTAAATTCTTCTTGCAGTCTTTGTACAATAGTTAAGTCTTCTTTGGTAACTAAATCAGATGTAGCTGTTGCAATTAGCTCGTTGATCCGAGATAAACAAGCATTTAAACCTGCTGCAAATTCATAGCGAGTAATGGCGCGGTTTCCTCGATAAGTGCTATTTGGATATCCCGCAATACATGCATAACGCTCAACTAAAGATTGAAGTGCGCCAAATGCCCAATCAGTTGGTTGCACATCTGAAAACTGAGATACAGATGTTACCTGAGACATCCTGTTTATCTGTTGGACATTTATATCACTATTGATTGCAGGAATTTTAGGTGTTTGGGCGATGGTTGTTACCAAGGGATTATCCCTGAAATTGCCAATTTCAGCCACTAATTTACTGTCTTCGGCATGGGCTGATGTGCTGACTAGCAAAGTAGCACCCAAAATCACCGATTCCATAAATAAATTATGAAATGAACGATTGAACATTTCTGTCACTCCTCACATTGTTGATTTGAAAAATTTAGTGAAAGCAATCAAATATCTCGGTGACTTGTCCAGCTAAAAACTTATGACTGTCCTGAAAAATGTTTAATTACTCTTACAATTAAAAGGTTTCACTAATACAAATGTAATGACACACCTCAGTAAATTTCTGAAGTTTTGTCTGTATATTTCAGTGTCAAAAAAGACTTGTTTTGACAACAATAGGATTCCTCTAAAAGCTGGTCTATTTGCCAAGAAAATATCTATCTGTAAAAATATTTAAACTTTTAGAGAAAAATCTAATTTTTGCCTATTAGTTGCTAACTACTGTTTGTCGATCAGGCTAAAGTAGCTTAGTGCATTCAAGTTACTAATATTGCATATATGCTCTTGAAAAACAAGTACATTAAAATAATTTTTCTAATGTATTTTTTTTTCTGATTAGCTCTCAAGTAAATATTTTTTGATTCAGCACTAAGAAGCTATATATTTAGTAAAAATTATTTAATTTTAGCTTGTTTTATTAGTTAAACTATGCAATTATATAGTGATAGTACGGTAATTTTATCAAAACACTGTAAATTGAAAGTTTTTCCAACCAAGTTTATAGTTACTCCTCACGAAAAGTTAGCAGGAGAAGTTGCAAGATATGCAATTAATCGAAACTAAAGAGTCTCAAAATTATCTTGATATAGCTAAGTCTTTAGCAAAGGAATTTGCCGAAACTGCTGTAGAGCGGGATGCTAAAGGTGGAACACCAAAGTATGAACGCGATCGCTTGCGTCAAAGCAGCTTACTGAAACTGATCGTACCCACAGAGTACGGTGGTTTAGGACAAAACTGGATTACCGTTCTGCAAATTACCCGCGAGTTTGCCAAGGTTGATAGCTCCATTGCTCACGTCTTTTCTTACCACCATCTAGGTGTAGTCATTCCTCATATCTTTGGTTCGGCGGAGCAAAAACAGCGATATTACTCAGAAACTATTCACAATAATTGGTTTTGGTGCAATGCCCTTAACCCTTTAGATAAAAGAACTACTCTGACACCAGAAAATAATTATTTCCGTCTCAACGGTGTTAAAAGCTTTTGCTCTGGCTCTCAAGACTCGGATATATTGCCGATCACTGCAACTCATCAAGAAACTGGTGAATTGAGTATTTTGGTAATTCCCACCCAACGGCAAGGTGTTACTGTTCATCATGATTGGAATAATATCGGGCAACGGCAAACAGATAGTGGTAGTGTGACTTTTGAGAATGTGTTGGTGTACCCTGAGGAAATTCTTAGTAGTAGAGACAAACAAAGTCAACCGTTCACC
This Nostoc sp. C052 DNA region includes the following protein-coding sequences:
- a CDS encoding iron uptake porin, which translates into the protein MFNRSFHNLFMESVILGATLLVSTSAHAEDSKLVAEIGNFRDNPLVTTIAQTPKIPAINSDINVQQINRMSQVTSVSQFSDVQPTDWAFGALQSLVERYACIAGYPNSTYRGNRAITRYEFAAGLNACLSRINELIATATSDLVTKEDLTIVQRLQEEFTAELATLRGRVDNLEARTAELEANQFSTTTKLSAEAIFVITNAFQGTVNGDNTVFQDRVRLVFKTSFTGKDTLNTRLTAGNATILQLPGGSAEGLQTFNLAPSNNQVAVDWLSYYFPVGSKIDAYIGAINGVFFDFVPTLSPYLDSATGGGRALTEFASSSPIYRIGGGAGGGFNYRLSDQLVLSLAYLAGDHANPQPDSGFFNGQYSAFGQIAWNPNKNSGIGLTYVNAYQNRGGIFDLGSGFTLVGTQQANTPFERTITNSYGVEAFYKFSPRFAVNGFFGYTNAKNLAGSGSADIWYYALGLAFPDLGKQGNLGGVIVGAEPYRGGNPAPANDLSLHIEGFYKYQFTDNIAITPGVIWITAPAQNNDNQDAVIGTVRTTFTF
- a CDS encoding acyl-CoA dehydrogenase family protein encodes the protein MQLIETKESQNYLDIAKSLAKEFAETAVERDAKGGTPKYERDRLRQSSLLKLIVPTEYGGLGQNWITVLQITREFAKVDSSIAHVFSYHHLGVVIPHIFGSAEQKQRYYSETIHNNWFWCNALNPLDKRTTLTPENNYFRLNGVKSFCSGSQDSDILPITATHQETGELSILVIPTQRQGVTVHHDWNNIGQRQTDSGSVTFENVLVYPEEILSSRDKQSQPFTTIRACLTQLNLANIYLGIAQGAFEAAKTYTSTNTKPWLTSGVESATKDPYILQHYGKIWVDLQAATYLTEQAGELLQAAWEREWSLTSEQRGECALLVAAAKVVATKAGLDITNRIFEVMGARATSAKYGFDRYWRNLRTFTLHDPVDYKIQDIGNWALNDELPKPNFYS